From one Enterococcus sp. DIV2402 genomic stretch:
- a CDS encoding DMT family transporter, whose product MSWLLLGIAGLMELVFVICLEKANHGNKGWLLFSIVAILISIYLLGQATTYVSLGVAYAVWTGIGSVLTVGYGILFLGESRNKSKLFFVSFIVVGIIGLKLFS is encoded by the coding sequence ATGAGTTGGTTATTATTAGGAATTGCTGGCTTAATGGAGCTCGTTTTTGTTATCTGTTTGGAAAAAGCGAATCACGGCAACAAAGGTTGGCTGTTATTTTCCATAGTGGCTATTTTAATTTCGATTTATTTATTAGGTCAAGCGACAACCTATGTGTCATTAGGTGTGGCCTATGCAGTATGGACGGGCATTGGATCTGTATTAACTGTAGGGTATGGTATTTTATTTTTAGGTGAAAGTCGTAATAAATCGAAGTTATTTTTTGTGTCTTTCATTGTTGTTGGGATTATCGGACTAAAATTGTTTAGTTAA
- a CDS encoding DMT family transporter, with protein sequence MAFTKLLIAGLLEIFWAFTLGKSNGFTHPGWGIVTIIVLLISLYFLESVVHRFGVGITYAVFTGIGTAGTAILDLVVFHEPTNIFKFISLIVLLIGIVGLKLTDKEASK encoded by the coding sequence ATGGCATTTACAAAGTTATTAATCGCAGGATTGCTAGAAATATTTTGGGCATTTACCCTAGGAAAGAGTAATGGTTTTACCCATCCAGGTTGGGGAATCGTGACAATCATCGTATTGCTTATTAGTTTATATTTCTTAGAGTCTGTCGTGCATCGTTTTGGTGTGGGGATTACCTATGCTGTTTTCACAGGAATTGGGACAGCGGGTACGGCTATCTTAGATTTAGTCGTTTTTCATGAACCAACCAATATATTTAAGTTCATTAGTTTGATTGTCTTGTTAATCGGGATTGTTGGCTTGAAATTAACGGATAAGGAGGCAAGCAAATGA
- a CDS encoding type II toxin-antitoxin system Phd/YefM family antitoxin produces the protein MELKKLEVPTTSITEVKKSPMDVFSQAREAGTAVYVFNREKIAGVMLTQEQYETLLQELHELRARPNQQPIQEVESEQVSVKGMEDFSNTLRKALITGSTMSAKNVDERMVALGFITKKTGFGGVIDMIHELNETGKLVYQLRKKSENKTITAEIIAEHDNNSHLFDKLIIRKIYLKTI, from the coding sequence ATGGAACTGAAAAAGCTCGAAGTTCCCACAACTTCAATAACCGAAGTGAAGAAGTCTCCCATGGACGTATTTAGCCAAGCGCGCGAAGCAGGTACCGCTGTGTATGTATTTAATCGTGAAAAAATCGCAGGTGTGATGCTTACGCAAGAACAGTACGAAACATTACTGCAAGAACTACATGAATTAAGAGCACGTCCAAATCAGCAACCGATACAGGAAGTAGAATCAGAACAAGTCTCGGTGAAGGGCATGGAAGATTTTTCTAATACGTTACGCAAGGCATTGATTACTGGATCAACAATGTCTGCTAAAAATGTGGATGAACGAATGGTTGCTTTAGGTTTTATTACGAAAAAGACGGGTTTTGGTGGCGTGATAGATATGATTCATGAACTAAATGAGACGGGTAAACTTGTCTATCAATTAAGAAAAAAATCAGAAAATAAAACGATTACGGCGGAAATTATTGCTGAACATGACAATAATTCGCATTTATTCGATAAATTAATTATTAGAAAAATCTACTTAAAAACAATATAG
- the copZ gene encoding copper chaperone CopZ, with the protein MKQKFAIKGMSCDHCANRVETAINELPGIQKTKIHLKKGQGVVKFDEAQVSANEIAEKVSAIGYETTID; encoded by the coding sequence ATGAAACAAAAATTTGCGATTAAAGGGATGAGTTGTGACCATTGTGCAAATCGTGTTGAAACAGCAATCAATGAATTACCGGGTATTCAAAAAACAAAAATTCATTTGAAAAAAGGCCAAGGTGTGGTTAAATTTGACGAAGCGCAAGTTAGTGCGAATGAGATTGCCGAAAAAGTCAGTGCAATTGGTTATGAAACGACGATAGATTAA
- a CDS encoding CopY/TcrY family copper transport repressor, producing MTIINEPVKISDSEWEVMRVIWNNEQIDATTINELLSESKGWKIATIKTLLGRLVKKDVLHTEREGKKFLYSAKVSESETVRSATENLFSHICARKVGQTIADLITEVELTSADIQAIQEVLTTKQPVKEIACNCIPGQCECQKEENQ from the coding sequence ATGACCATAATCAATGAACCAGTAAAAATTAGTGATTCTGAATGGGAAGTGATGCGTGTCATTTGGAATAATGAACAAATCGATGCAACGACCATTAACGAACTTCTCAGTGAATCAAAAGGGTGGAAAATTGCCACAATTAAAACTTTATTAGGACGATTAGTAAAAAAAGATGTTTTACATACTGAACGAGAAGGCAAAAAGTTTCTTTATTCGGCAAAAGTGAGTGAATCAGAGACTGTTCGTAGCGCAACGGAAAATCTATTTTCACATATTTGTGCACGTAAAGTTGGTCAAACCATTGCCGATTTAATTACTGAAGTCGAATTAACTTCAGCAGACATCCAAGCAATTCAAGAGGTACTAACAACCAAACAACCTGTAAAAGAGATTGCTTGTAATTGTATTCCAGGACAGTGTGAGTGCCAAAAGGAGGAAAATCAATGA
- a CDS encoding ABC transporter permease, which yields MKKSLRQFLGAVAAIILIGGIWWLGSFTLQKPLLPTPTVVLARIPNLFAEGMFQHLQASFYRVIVGIFLSILGGFGLGLVMGSFPKWNQFFDPLIYLTYPIPKMALLPIVMLLGGLGDGSKITMIVLIVLPQVTISVRDAVREIPHHYYDVYRGLKATRWQQFSAITFPATLPAMFSSTRISLGTAISILFFTENYGTEFGMGYFIMDAWTRMDYPAMYGGILILSSFGFFLFLLMDFLSWYFFKWQRK from the coding sequence ATGAAAAAAAGTCTTCGTCAATTCTTGGGTGCAGTCGCAGCGATTATTTTGATAGGAGGTATTTGGTGGCTGGGCAGTTTTACCTTACAAAAACCCTTATTACCGACACCAACAGTTGTTTTAGCGCGCATTCCTAATTTGTTTGCAGAAGGGATGTTTCAACATTTACAGGCTAGTTTCTATCGAGTGATTGTCGGTATCTTTCTCTCTATTTTGGGTGGTTTTGGGTTAGGCTTAGTGATGGGGAGTTTTCCAAAATGGAATCAGTTTTTTGATCCCTTAATTTATTTAACTTATCCAATTCCTAAAATGGCCTTATTACCGATTGTCATGCTACTGGGTGGATTAGGTGATGGGTCAAAAATTACCATGATTGTCTTAATTGTTTTGCCTCAAGTCACCATTTCGGTTCGAGATGCCGTGAGAGAAATTCCTCATCATTATTATGATGTATATCGTGGTTTAAAAGCGACTCGTTGGCAACAGTTTTCTGCGATTACTTTTCCAGCTACCTTACCCGCGATGTTTAGCTCAACGCGTATTTCATTAGGAACAGCGATTTCTATTTTGTTTTTCACTGAAAATTACGGCACTGAATTTGGAATGGGCTATTTCATTATGGATGCTTGGACGCGGATGGACTATCCGGCGATGTATGGGGGTATTTTAATTTTGAGTAGTTTCGGCTTCTTTTTGTTCCTGTTGATGGATTTTCTTTCATGGTATTTCTTTAAATGGCAACGAAAATGA
- a CDS encoding ABC transporter ATP-binding protein: MSTLNKSFQIKNVSFELEDKTILQDISLTLADQKIYALIGASGAGKTTLLQLLGGLKEPTKGTLTYAEKSPKDVVISLVPQEYGLLPWQTARQTVLAGRKISQKQRLTQDDQLAVRQLFEQMQLTDVADKYPNQLSGGQKQRVAITRGLASHSELLLMDEPFSALDAFTRETAQQLFLDSWHQAPRLTVFVTHDIEEALLLAHEVIVLAPNPGRIKHKMTSPFQEKEHLAGERQSELLFQTTQVLRKEIEG; the protein is encoded by the coding sequence ATGTCTACTTTAAATAAAAGCTTTCAAATAAAAAATGTTTCTTTCGAGCTTGAAGACAAAACGATTTTACAAGATATCTCTTTAACGCTGGCAGATCAAAAAATTTATGCATTAATTGGGGCTTCTGGAGCGGGCAAAACGACCTTGCTACAATTGCTGGGAGGGTTAAAAGAACCCACTAAGGGAACACTCACTTATGCCGAAAAAAGCCCTAAAGATGTTGTGATTTCTTTAGTTCCGCAAGAATATGGATTGTTACCGTGGCAAACTGCGCGTCAAACTGTTTTGGCAGGAAGAAAAATTAGTCAAAAGCAACGACTTACACAAGACGATCAATTAGCTGTACGACAATTATTTGAACAAATGCAACTAACTGATGTGGCGGATAAATATCCAAATCAACTAAGTGGTGGACAAAAACAACGTGTAGCGATTACGCGTGGCCTTGCAAGTCATAGTGAGTTATTGTTAATGGATGAACCTTTTTCTGCATTGGATGCTTTTACAAGGGAAACCGCGCAACAATTATTTTTAGATAGTTGGCATCAAGCACCGCGTTTAACCGTGTTTGTTACGCATGATATTGAAGAGGCATTATTATTGGCGCATGAAGTGATTGTTTTAGCACCCAATCCTGGGCGTATTAAACATAAAATGACTTCTCCTTTCCAAGAAAAAGAACACTTGGCTGGCGAACGCCAATCTGAGCTTCTGTTTCAAACGACACAAGTGTTGCGAAAGGAGATTGAAGGATGA
- a CDS encoding ABC transporter substrate-binding protein, whose protein sequence is MKKLLVSFGLMTLFLVGCGNASENKTGASESEDATPTVTVGVMPSTDNMPFIVAHEQGFDKKHGVTIELETFKSGKDRDAAFQAGTVDGINADLVGVAAYLQGGMDVKITSSTFGQFDLIATAETKSVEELKGKEVIVLKNQGPEYAVDQILAQSGMTGSDVKIVDVPQVPSRVELLQNDQAAAAILPEPFVTMTTTKGMTNLGSTRSIGINPFVLCFTTEAIDEKSDALQGMYDAYNEAVDWMKEHDKSEYIQLFIDEIGFPEELKEDIQVPEYPHASQATAEDITKAFEWAKEKGILKEMIEPKDVLSDVYFK, encoded by the coding sequence ATGAAAAAATTACTTGTAAGTTTTGGCTTAATGACGTTATTTTTAGTGGGGTGTGGAAATGCTAGTGAGAACAAAACAGGCGCTTCTGAGTCTGAGGATGCAACACCAACGGTTACAGTTGGCGTAATGCCTTCGACAGATAATATGCCATTTATTGTAGCGCATGAGCAAGGTTTTGATAAAAAGCATGGAGTCACTATTGAATTAGAAACCTTTAAATCAGGTAAAGACCGTGATGCCGCTTTTCAAGCAGGAACTGTTGATGGAATCAATGCCGACTTAGTAGGCGTAGCTGCTTATTTACAAGGAGGTATGGATGTCAAAATTACTAGTTCAACATTTGGTCAGTTTGACTTAATCGCCACAGCAGAAACTAAAAGTGTGGAAGAGTTAAAAGGAAAAGAAGTTATCGTGTTAAAAAACCAAGGGCCCGAATATGCTGTCGATCAAATTTTAGCTCAATCTGGGATGACAGGTTCAGATGTCAAAATTGTGGATGTTCCGCAAGTTCCTAGTCGTGTAGAATTATTGCAAAACGATCAAGCGGCAGCAGCAATTTTACCTGAACCTTTTGTGACAATGACAACAACGAAAGGTATGACTAATTTAGGTTCAACGCGTAGCATAGGGATTAATCCATTTGTCTTATGTTTTACAACAGAGGCAATTGATGAAAAGTCAGACGCATTACAAGGGATGTACGATGCTTACAATGAAGCAGTAGATTGGATGAAAGAACATGATAAATCAGAATACATTCAATTATTTATTGATGAAATTGGTTTCCCAGAAGAGTTAAAGGAGGACATTCAAGTTCCTGAATATCCACATGCAAGTCAAGCAACGGCAGAAGATATTACTAAAGCGTTTGAGTGGGCGAAGGAAAAAGGCATTTTGAAAGAAATGATTGAGCCAAAGGATGTATTGAGTGATGTCTACTTTAAATAA
- a CDS encoding glycosyltransferase family 4 protein, whose translation MGFTFQFIVRLFLTTILAAILTPLIKLLAFKIGAVDKPGERRINKKTMPTAGGLSIFLAFSIAVLWEFSDTLDVHRIWPMLLGATIVVITGLMDDVFELTPMQKTIGLTLAALEIYFIAGIRISTVSIPFIGYFNLGWLSLPVTLLWILAITNAVNLIDGLDGLAAGVSIIALVTMGLVSYFFLPSNGVILAILIFTLVAAIVGFFPYNFYPATIFLGDTGALFLGFMISVFSLQGLKNATFISVLTPMFILGVPITDTIYAMIRRRFNKQPISSADKMHLHHRLLSLGFTHRGAVLTIYAMAMVFSFIALLMNYASNWAIVLLIISTTFGLELFIELIGLVGENRQPLMKTLKFLGNRSYRQEVMKKNKQK comes from the coding sequence ATGGGATTTACATTTCAATTTATTGTAAGACTATTTCTGACAACGATTCTTGCAGCCATTTTGACACCTTTAATCAAGCTCCTTGCATTTAAAATTGGTGCAGTGGATAAGCCAGGAGAACGGCGTATTAATAAAAAAACGATGCCTACTGCGGGAGGATTAAGTATTTTTCTTGCTTTTTCTATCGCCGTATTGTGGGAGTTTAGTGATACATTAGATGTTCATCGAATTTGGCCCATGCTTTTAGGTGCCACGATTGTAGTTATAACTGGCTTGATGGATGACGTGTTTGAATTAACACCTATGCAAAAAACGATTGGCCTCACCTTAGCCGCGTTAGAAATTTATTTTATTGCAGGCATTCGGATTAGCACGGTTTCCATCCCATTTATTGGTTACTTTAATCTAGGGTGGTTAAGCTTACCTGTTACTTTATTATGGATTTTAGCAATTACCAATGCAGTGAATTTAATTGATGGCTTAGACGGCTTAGCTGCGGGTGTCTCGATTATTGCTTTAGTAACTATGGGCTTAGTTAGTTATTTCTTTTTACCAAGCAATGGGGTTATATTAGCCATTTTAATTTTTACACTGGTTGCGGCAATTGTTGGATTTTTCCCGTATAATTTCTATCCCGCAACTATTTTTCTAGGGGACACTGGGGCTTTATTTTTAGGTTTTATGATTTCAGTCTTTTCACTTCAAGGATTGAAAAATGCCACATTTATCTCAGTTTTAACGCCAATGTTTATTTTAGGCGTACCGATTACAGATACGATTTATGCAATGATTCGTCGTCGTTTTAATAAACAACCCATTTCTTCTGCAGATAAAATGCATTTGCATCATCGTTTATTGTCATTAGGATTTACGCATCGTGGGGCTGTTTTAACGATTTATGCGATGGCGATGGTCTTCTCATTTATCGCTTTATTGATGAACTATGCCAGTAATTGGGCGATTGTTTTATTGATTATCAGTACAACATTTGGTTTAGAATTATTTATTGAATTGATTGGTTTAGTGGGTGAAAATCGACAACCACTAATGAAAACCTTGAAATTTTTAGGAAATCGTAGCTATCGACAAGAAGTAATGAAAAAAAATAAACAGAAGTAA
- a CDS encoding YihY/virulence factor BrkB family protein: MNALKKFRTNKEVTRFVQTVQARVTDSELSTSSIVVAYYLLLSLFPLLIAVGNLLPFLQIDPNTVLPYIQEIIPEPVYDFLGPAIKDLLTQGSGSMLSISAIATLWSASQSINALQKALNKAYGVDERGNFIIVRIVSVVVVVLLLIAIVGVTLIVGSGKLILDQLQPILLFSDEIIRTFQTVKWPLTIVTMMTLMSVIYWITPNVKVRLRSVLPGAVFATIGWMLLSQVFGLYAQYFAARVSGYQIIGSFVVLMLWLNFAATVIVLGGVLNAVVEEFVGGEVVERTGPVDKVKKGFKKHWSKKSDESEKS, from the coding sequence ATGAATGCACTAAAAAAATTCCGAACGAATAAAGAAGTGACACGCTTTGTCCAAACCGTGCAAGCACGGGTGACTGATTCAGAATTAAGTACAAGCTCAATTGTGGTTGCGTATTATTTATTGCTTTCATTGTTTCCATTGCTGATTGCTGTGGGAAATTTGTTGCCATTTTTGCAGATTGACCCCAATACAGTTCTACCTTATATTCAAGAAATCATTCCAGAACCCGTCTACGATTTCTTAGGTCCAGCAATTAAAGACCTTTTAACACAAGGTTCAGGTAGCATGTTGTCTATTTCAGCGATTGCCACATTATGGTCAGCAAGTCAAAGTATCAATGCTTTGCAAAAAGCCTTGAATAAAGCGTATGGTGTAGACGAAAGAGGCAATTTTATTATTGTTCGTATTGTATCCGTTGTGGTAGTCGTCTTATTGTTAATTGCGATTGTCGGAGTGACTCTGATTGTTGGGTCAGGTAAACTAATTTTAGATCAGTTGCAACCGATTTTACTATTTTCAGATGAGATTATTCGTACTTTCCAAACAGTAAAATGGCCATTGACAATTGTGACGATGATGACATTAATGAGTGTGATTTATTGGATTACACCAAATGTAAAGGTGCGGTTACGTTCCGTTCTTCCAGGTGCTGTTTTCGCCACAATTGGTTGGATGTTATTGTCACAAGTTTTTGGTTTGTATGCGCAATATTTTGCTGCAAGAGTCAGCGGTTATCAAATTATTGGAAGTTTTGTTGTCCTTATGCTCTGGTTGAATTTTGCTGCTACGGTTATCGTATTAGGTGGTGTCCTCAATGCGGTAGTTGAAGAATTTGTTGGTGGTGAAGTTGTTGAGCGAACTGGACCGGTCGACAAAGTGAAAAAAGGCTTCAAAAAACATTGGTCCAAAAAGAGTGATGAAAGTGAGAAAAGCTAA
- the map gene encoding type I methionyl aminopeptidase, with the protein MITLKSQREIERMAESGALLAEVHKELRTFIKPGITSWDIEVFVRDYIESHGGVAAQIGFEGYKYATCCSINDEICHGFPRKKVLKQGDLIKVDMCIDLKGAISDSCWSYAVGEPTPEVKKLMEVTKKALYLGIEQAQVGNRIGDIGHAIQTYAEAEGYGVVRDFIGHGIGPTIHESPAVPHYGEAGKGLRLKEGMVITIEPMINTGTWKMKMDPNGWTAYTLDGGLSCQYEHSLAITKDGPRILTSQGEEGTY; encoded by the coding sequence ATGATTACATTAAAATCACAAAGAGAAATTGAACGTATGGCAGAATCAGGTGCCTTATTAGCAGAGGTACATAAAGAATTACGTACATTTATTAAACCAGGAATTACTAGTTGGGACATTGAAGTATTTGTTCGCGACTACATTGAAAGTCACGGTGGTGTTGCAGCTCAAATTGGCTTTGAAGGCTACAAATATGCTACTTGTTGCAGTATCAATGATGAAATCTGCCATGGTTTTCCAAGAAAAAAAGTCTTGAAACAAGGCGATTTAATTAAAGTAGATATGTGTATTGATTTAAAAGGTGCTATTTCGGATTCTTGTTGGTCTTATGCTGTTGGCGAACCAACACCGGAAGTGAAAAAATTAATGGAAGTAACTAAAAAAGCTTTATACTTGGGTATTGAACAAGCACAAGTAGGAAATCGCATTGGAGATATCGGTCATGCAATTCAAACGTATGCAGAAGCAGAAGGTTATGGTGTAGTTCGTGATTTTATCGGACATGGCATTGGTCCAACTATCCATGAAAGTCCAGCTGTTCCTCATTATGGAGAAGCTGGGAAAGGCCTACGCTTGAAAGAAGGTATGGTTATTACGATTGAACCAATGATTAATACTGGCACTTGGAAAATGAAAATGGATCCAAATGGTTGGACAGCTTACACATTAGATGGTGGGTTAAGTTGCCAATATGAGCACAGCTTGGCAATTACTAAAGATGGTCCACGTATCTTGACTTCTCAAGGTGAAGAAGGTACCTACTAA
- a CDS encoding flavodoxin, with product MTLAKIIYASMTGNTEEIADIVAETMEDMGIEVEIDECTQVDASDFEDADICVVATYTYDDGHLPDEIMDFYDDLLELDLSGKIFGVCGSGDTFYDFFCKAVDDFEEAFIKTGAVKGAENVKVDLAAEEEDIQNLEAFAKSLVEKI from the coding sequence ATGACCTTAGCAAAAATTATTTATGCAAGCATGACTGGAAATACCGAAGAAATTGCTGATATCGTTGCTGAAACAATGGAAGATATGGGCATTGAAGTTGAAATAGATGAATGTACGCAAGTTGACGCTTCTGATTTTGAAGATGCTGATATTTGTGTTGTAGCAACTTACACATATGACGACGGGCATTTGCCTGATGAAATCATGGATTTTTATGATGACTTATTAGAATTAGATTTGTCAGGAAAAATCTTTGGTGTTTGTGGTTCAGGCGATACCTTTTATGATTTCTTCTGTAAAGCAGTCGATGATTTTGAAGAGGCATTCATCAAAACCGGGGCGGTCAAAGGGGCTGAAAATGTTAAAGTTGATTTAGCCGCCGAAGAAGAAGATATTCAAAATCTTGAAGCATTCGCTAAATCTTTAGTTGAAAAAATTTAA
- a CDS encoding TetR/AcrR family transcriptional regulator — protein sequence MARKKTITRDQILNAAYEVVAKEGFSRFTARNIAAKMKCSTQPIYLEFKNMDELKKVLVKEIITKLSTKLLHKEVTGNKLIDLGINYIEFASEEKQLYKALYLEGETEMAELEEYSYDYFYDGVIKGTEYEELSNEKLVSLYTGFWIVVSGVAALTSSSIITPSREETIELLEDSFDMMKTQNRPVDLSFKTLRP from the coding sequence ATGGCAAGAAAAAAAACTATCACAAGAGATCAAATATTGAATGCTGCTTATGAAGTTGTTGCAAAAGAAGGTTTTTCCCGTTTTACTGCTCGAAATATCGCAGCTAAAATGAAATGTTCAACTCAACCTATTTATTTAGAATTTAAAAATATGGATGAATTGAAAAAGGTGTTAGTCAAAGAAATCATTACGAAACTATCAACAAAGTTACTTCATAAAGAAGTAACAGGAAATAAATTGATTGATTTAGGTATTAACTATATTGAATTTGCGAGTGAAGAAAAACAGTTATATAAAGCACTTTATTTAGAAGGCGAAACAGAAATGGCTGAATTAGAAGAATATTCCTATGATTATTTCTATGATGGAGTCATTAAAGGAACCGAATATGAAGAATTATCTAATGAAAAACTAGTTTCGCTTTATACAGGTTTTTGGATTGTTGTGTCTGGTGTAGCTGCTTTGACTTCTTCTAGTATTATTACACCTTCAAGAGAAGAAACGATTGAACTATTAGAAGATTCATTTGATATGATGAAAACGCAAAATCGTCCAGTTGATCTTTCATTCAAAACATTACGTCCATAA
- a CDS encoding aminopeptidase: protein MVLVNFNENLEKYARLIAEVGVNVQESHTVVLQISVEQAPLARLITKNAYELGAAEVIVQWTDDMIQKEFLTHADQERITTIPQHKIDQTEDWIDKGASRISVVSSDPGSLAGVDPERVAAYQLAAGKAMHKLRLATQSNKVSWTVVAAAGNEWAKKVFPDLSAEEAQDALWDQIFKTTRIYTEDPVAAWKKHDETLQEKANELNAEQFDSLHYTAPGTDLIIGLPKDHLWEGAGSFNARGEKFMANMPTEEVFTAPDSRRVDGVVSSTKPLSYAGTIISGMKFTFKDGKVIDFSAEQGEEVLAKLLDTDEGARRLGEVALVPDPSPISQSGIIFFNTLFDENASNHLAFGSAYAFNLQGGTEMTEEQLIEAGLNRSQTHVDFMVGSAEMNIDGIRKDGSTMPIFRNGDWA from the coding sequence ATGGTTCTAGTAAATTTTAATGAAAATCTTGAAAAATATGCCCGATTAATTGCTGAAGTCGGTGTTAATGTCCAAGAATCACATACAGTGGTGTTACAAATTAGTGTCGAACAAGCGCCTTTAGCTCGTTTAATTACAAAAAATGCGTATGAATTAGGTGCCGCAGAAGTTATTGTTCAATGGACAGATGATATGATTCAAAAAGAATTTTTAACACACGCTGACCAAGAACGTATTACGACTATTCCACAACATAAAATTGATCAAACAGAAGATTGGATTGATAAAGGAGCAAGTCGAATTAGCGTAGTTTCTTCTGATCCAGGTTCTTTAGCAGGTGTTGATCCTGAACGTGTTGCAGCTTATCAATTAGCTGCTGGCAAAGCTATGCATAAATTACGTTTAGCTACGCAATCAAATAAAGTAAGCTGGACTGTCGTTGCAGCAGCTGGCAATGAATGGGCGAAAAAAGTCTTTCCTGATTTATCTGCTGAAGAAGCGCAAGATGCTTTGTGGGATCAAATTTTCAAAACCACACGAATCTATACAGAAGACCCCGTTGCTGCGTGGAAAAAACATGATGAGACATTACAAGAAAAAGCCAATGAGTTAAATGCAGAACAATTTGACTCCTTACATTATACAGCACCGGGTACAGATTTGATTATTGGTTTACCAAAAGATCATCTTTGGGAAGGTGCAGGTAGTTTCAATGCTCGTGGCGAAAAATTCATGGCCAATATGCCTACCGAAGAGGTCTTTACTGCTCCAGATAGTCGTCGCGTAGATGGTGTTGTTTCAAGTACAAAACCATTAAGTTATGCAGGAACTATTATTTCAGGAATGAAGTTTACATTCAAAGATGGCAAAGTTATTGATTTTTCTGCCGAACAAGGCGAAGAAGTCTTAGCTAAATTGCTAGACACAGACGAAGGCGCGCGACGTTTAGGTGAAGTTGCTTTAGTTCCAGATCCCTCACCGATTTCTCAATCAGGAATTATTTTCTTCAACACCTTGTTTGATGAAAATGCTTCAAATCATTTAGCCTTTGGGTCAGCTTATGCCTTTAACCTGCAAGGTGGTACAGAAATGACAGAAGAACAATTAATTGAAGCTGGGTTAAATCGCAGTCAAACACACGTTGATTTTATGGTTGGTTCAGCAGAAATGAATATTGATGGTATTCGAAAAGATGGAAGTACTATGCCAATTTTCAGAAACGGTGATTGGGCATAA
- a CDS encoding metal-dependent transcriptional regulator has product MTPNREDYLKLILELGGDQQQISNKQIVSGLAISAASVSEMISKLVKEGLVKHTPYQGVQLTTAGLEKASSLIRRHRLWEVFLVEHLNYSWNEVHDDAEVLEHVTSDTLAHRLEIYLNHPEYCPHGGMIPKETQTIHEKKRETLSTYSKGTRVKIARVLDERELLDYLVSIDLKLHEEYEIIDVAAYEGPITIQNQEKTLAVSYKAASTIFVDKL; this is encoded by the coding sequence ATGACACCTAATCGTGAAGATTATCTAAAACTGATTTTAGAACTTGGTGGCGACCAACAACAAATCAGCAATAAACAAATTGTATCTGGCTTAGCCATTTCTGCTGCTTCTGTCAGTGAGATGATTTCTAAACTTGTTAAAGAAGGATTAGTCAAACATACTCCTTATCAAGGTGTGCAATTAACCACTGCTGGTTTAGAAAAAGCAAGCTCGCTGATTCGCAGACACCGATTATGGGAAGTATTTCTCGTGGAACACCTCAATTATTCTTGGAATGAAGTTCATGATGATGCCGAAGTTCTAGAACATGTCACTTCAGACACGCTCGCTCATCGTCTTGAAATTTACTTGAACCATCCAGAATATTGTCCCCATGGTGGCATGATCCCGAAAGAAACACAAACAATTCATGAGAAAAAAAGAGAAACACTTAGCACCTATTCAAAAGGTACACGTGTAAAAATAGCCCGTGTCCTTGATGAACGCGAGTTATTGGATTATCTTGTTTCTATTGATTTGAAGCTACACGAAGAATATGAAATCATTGATGTTGCTGCCTATGAAGGTCCAATTACTATTCAAAACCAAGAAAAGACGTTAGCCGTCAGCTACAAAGCAGCCAGCACAATATTCGTTGATAAACTATAA